The Daphnia pulex isolate KAP4 chromosome 7, ASM2113471v1 genome includes the window ggaagaggatTCTTCAATTTCCACATATTTCAGTCTGTATAGACTTGAAGGAGAAACTAGGTAAACCGAAAAGTCAGCTGCTCTTGTCACTTATTTCAGGCCCATCAACTTTTAAGTTACTGTGTCAAACAGACATTTGTTTCCAAAAGTTTCCATCCGGGATTAGATTCCaagtaaataaagaaaaagctcCCGCTTCTATTAAAACCATCGAGTGTTATAAAAAGCCGTTTACTCCCGAAGACATAAAACTGTCATTGGTAGATGTATGGGTCAATCCGCGTCGTATAATGCTCAAGTCGCTTATCTCGGTCATTACTTTGTCGACCCGGATGGGGATCTGTAAccatttattcatttacatCTTGATGATATTAACGTAACGCGACTACTCTACGCCTAGTAAATGGCCCATGACATTTGACCACTGCCCGGCTCTTAAGGGAATTGGAATGCCTTATGAGAGAGTTCTATTAATGGGATCGTCTCTCTTTCTAGTCACAAACCGACCAaccattatttttaattgattacaatctcgtatttttttttcttttctttcgttggcCGAACAGATGTGCGTTACTGCTTTATCATCGACCAGCAGCCAATCGGGCGGTTACTCTTCAGACGGTTCTGCGAAATCAGTCAAAAGTATCAACGCTACAACAACTTTCTTGACGTCATGGATAAATACGAGGTATTGTCGGACATATTTGCTTTGTTgcttctctattttttaattgaacttatttttttgaagctGGAGGATATAAGAAGAGAGGAAACTGCCCAAGAAATCTACAGGCGATTCCTGGCTCCAGGTGCTGAAGAGTCTGTCGAAATCATCAATGACGACATTATAGGGCAGTGCAAAGAAAGATTGCACGAAGGCAGCAAGGACGTGTTTGCTGCCTGCACGGCCGTCGTCCGCGATTATTTGGCCGGTGAGCCTTTCAAGGATTTCGAGAACTCGATGTACTTTCACCGTTACCTCCAGTGGAAATGGCTCGAAAGGTACACACCAATGACACatacttacacacacacacacattttctatttacCGTTTTTtggtcaacttttttctccctccccctccccacAGCCAACCGGTAACGTACAAAACTTTCCGAATGTACCGTGTTTTGGGCAAAGGAGGATTTGGTGAGGTGTGTGCTTGCCAGGTGCGGGCCACCGGCAAAATGTACGCCTGCAAGAAAttggagaagaaaaggatAAAGAAGCGCAAGGGAGAGGCGATGGTCCTCATTGAGAAGCAAATCCTACAGCGAATCAACTCGCGTTTTGTCGTAAGTTCCCGtcgttcttcttccttccttccttccttccttttagCTGTACGTAGAGGGCCGAGTCCTTTCATTCTatttttgcctctttttcttttaggtaaGTTTGGCATACGCCTACGAAACCAAGGATGCTCTTTGTTTGGTGCTGACCATTATGAACGGTGGCGACCTCAAATTCCACATTTACAACATGGGCGGCGAGCCGGGCTTCGAAATAGAGCGAGCACGATTTTACTCTGCAGAGGTTCGGATGATGATTCCTCCTTTCATGTCTTATCGATCTCGTCTATTCTATGCGTCGactaaatatgtttttttaaacattttgttttatttctcttccaCGTATTTCCACCCGCCTGGTCCTGCCTGATTAGATATTATGCGGTCTGGAGCATCTGCACACGCAAGGGATCGTCTATCGGGACTGCAAGCCCGAGAACATTTTACTGGACGATCACGGTCACGTACGAATATCCGATTTGGGTCTAGCTGTAGATATACCCGAAGGTGATATGGTTCGAGGCCGTGTAGGCACCGTTGGCTACATGGGTTAgtcttttttaaacacattttctGATTGACAATTTCTTCCACGTCATTCCAAATTATAAActcaatttcccttttttttttcccagctcCTGAAGTCATTGACAATGAAAAGTACACGTTCAGCCCGGATTTCTTCAGTTTTGGCTGCCTCATTTATGAAATGATTGAAGGCCAGGCGCCGTTTCGGGCTCGTAAAGAGAAAGTCAAACGGGAGGAGGTGGATCGACGGGTCCGTGAATCCACCGAGTCATACTCGTCCAAGTTCACTGAAGAGGCCAAGTTTATTTGCCAGCATCTGCTGAAAAAGCAGCCCAAAGATCGGCTGGGCTGCTCGCACGGCCGGTACGGAGCTACCCAAGTCAAATGTATGTACATAAATCACCcgtaagacacacacacacaagtctcgCTAACctcacgttttctttttttgtttttttttcttcctcctttctCTGTTTTGTGGTGTCTGGTGATTTGTGATTCTCTCAGCGCACGAATATTTTCGGAGCACCAACTGGCGCCGACTGGATGCCGGCATGTGCGAACCTCCTTTCATTCCCGATCCGCACGCCGTTTACGCGAAAGACGTTTTGGACATTGAACAATTCTCAACAGTCAAGGGCGTTAGTTTAGACTCGACAGATG containing:
- the LOC124197963 gene encoding G protein-coupled receptor kinase 5-like — encoded protein: MELENIVANTVYLKAREGGGDSNKGKSKKWKRILQFPHISVCIDLKEKLDVRYCFIIDQQPIGRLLFRRFCEISQKYQRYNNFLDVMDKYELEDIRREETAQEIYRRFLAPGAEESVEIINDDIIGQCKERLHEGSKDVFAACTAVVRDYLAGEPFKDFENSMYFHRYLQWKWLESQPVTYKTFRMYRVLGKGGFGEVCACQVRATGKMYACKKLEKKRIKKRKGEAMVLIEKQILQRINSRFVVSLAYAYETKDALCLVLTIMNGGDLKFHIYNMGGEPGFEIERARFYSAEILCGLEHLHTQGIVYRDCKPENILLDDHGHVRISDLGLAVDIPEGDMVRGRVGTVGYMAPEVIDNEKYTFSPDFFSFGCLIYEMIEGQAPFRARKEKVKREEVDRRVRESTESYSSKFTEEAKFICQHLLKKQPKDRLGCSHGRYGATQVKSHEYFRSTNWRRLDAGMCEPPFIPDPHAVYAKDVLDIEQFSTVKGVSLDSTDDSFYTKFNTGSVSIPWQTEMIETECFKELNVFGPDETRTPDLILEQPPAPENHSCFPFRRRRKQPGYRTK